One genomic window of Elaeis guineensis isolate ETL-2024a chromosome 2, EG11, whole genome shotgun sequence includes the following:
- the LOC140855768 gene encoding large ribosomal subunit protein uL15y-like — protein sequence MLGSALSLVDGTFALPSAGYNQISLIRNVTIYSGELKDFNCKRGGVDPNFSGKGVELIPEGGGGNDDRHPRRSGKVGTRYFHRPRNKFYCPTVNADRLWSLGPDGVKDPVMACDVYSALLTGITPPCCPEIRGQNSFPDSPRY from the exons ATGCTGGGATCAGCACTCAGCCTAGTAGACGGCACCTTTGCATTACCGAGCGCAGGCTacaaccaaattagtttaataaGAAATGTGACCATATACTCAGGTGAATTGAAGGATTTCAATTGCAAAAG GGGTGGAGTTGATCCCAactttagcgggaaaggggtggagtTGATCCCcgaaggcggaggaggcaacgacgaccgccacccgagacgctccggcaaggtcggcacgcgttacttccaccgtccccgcaacaagttctactgccccaccgtcaacgccgaccgcctctggtctctcggccccgacggcgtcaaggatcccgtcatggcttgtgacgtctattctgccctcttgaccggtatcaccccgccttgctgccccgagattcgcgggcagaatagcttccccgacagcccccgttattaa